From Pandoraea vervacti, the proteins below share one genomic window:
- a CDS encoding DUF3047 domain-containing protein — MVCLSGTFVTWGLSGCAFSGSPPTPQTQSLASASHGEIAPLSASVDTQGLPPHWETYLVTRNKRLTRYEQTADADGVAVVRATVQGSASGLAQKLDIPVYVGSRLTWRWRADALPANADIRTKRSDDAPVRIALAFDGDPAKLTMQDHMHRELARMVSGRELPFATLMYTWGDDKLATNELVPNPYTGRIRSIVVERGSEHLGTWQTYSRDIAKDYERAFGERPGRLIGIAIMSDGDNTQSDFTAWYGDIRLDTDGIPTTTAAK; from the coding sequence ATGGTCTGCCTGAGCGGGACATTTGTGACTTGGGGGCTCAGCGGATGTGCATTTTCCGGATCGCCACCGACGCCGCAAACGCAATCCCTGGCGTCTGCATCTCATGGGGAGATTGCGCCACTCTCGGCTTCGGTAGACACCCAGGGGCTGCCACCCCATTGGGAAACCTATCTCGTCACGCGGAATAAGCGACTGACACGCTATGAGCAAACCGCTGACGCAGACGGTGTCGCCGTCGTTCGTGCGACAGTGCAAGGATCGGCATCGGGACTTGCGCAGAAACTCGATATTCCGGTCTATGTAGGCAGCCGGTTGACTTGGCGTTGGCGAGCAGACGCCTTGCCGGCCAACGCCGATATCCGTACCAAGCGCTCCGACGATGCCCCCGTGCGCATCGCGCTCGCCTTCGACGGGGATCCCGCGAAACTGACCATGCAGGACCATATGCACCGGGAGTTGGCACGTATGGTCAGCGGACGTGAGCTGCCCTTCGCTACGTTGATGTACACCTGGGGCGATGACAAATTAGCGACCAACGAACTGGTGCCTAATCCCTATACGGGACGCATTCGGTCTATCGTTGTCGAACGCGGTAGCGAACATCTGGGAACGTGGCAGACGTATTCGCGCGATATTGCGAAGGATTACGAGAGGGCGTTCGGCGAGCGCCCCGGGCGCCTGATCGGCATCGCCATCATGAGCGACGGCGACAATACACAGTCCGACTTCACTGCATGGTACGGGGATATTCGTCTGGATACGGACGGTATTCCCACGACAACTGCAGCCAAATAG
- a CDS encoding M20 aminoacylase family protein — translation MKLIPEIDAARGEIQTIRRDIHAHPELCFEEKRTSDVVAETLTQWGIPIHRGLGTTGVVGIIKNGSSDRAIGLRADMDALPIHEANTFEHASKHEGKMHACGHDGHTAMLLAAAQYLQKHRNFDGTVYLIFQPAEEGGGGAREMIKDGLFTRFPMDAVFGMHNWPGVPTGTFAVTPGPMMASSNEFKITIRGKGTHAGIPNAGIDPVIAAVQVAQALQSIITRNKRPIDAAVLSITQIHAGDTTNVVPDVAWLGGTIRTFSIEVLDLIESRLREVSEFVAKGLGCSAEIEFQRNYPPTINDPAMAALCADVMRQIVSDENVNDKVEPTMGAEDFSFMLLEKPGAYVFIGNGDGTHRDTGHGLGPCNLHNASYDFNDDLLPLGGTYWVKLVETYFERNK, via the coding sequence ATGAAGCTCATCCCAGAAATCGACGCCGCCCGCGGCGAAATCCAGACCATCCGACGTGACATTCACGCCCATCCGGAACTCTGCTTCGAAGAAAAACGCACGTCCGACGTTGTCGCGGAAACCTTGACCCAATGGGGAATCCCCATTCACCGGGGACTCGGCACGACCGGTGTCGTCGGCATCATCAAAAATGGCAGCAGCGACCGTGCCATCGGTCTGCGCGCCGATATGGATGCCTTGCCGATCCACGAAGCCAATACGTTCGAACATGCCTCGAAGCATGAAGGCAAAATGCACGCCTGCGGACATGACGGTCACACGGCCATGTTGCTTGCTGCGGCGCAATACCTTCAGAAGCATCGCAATTTCGACGGCACCGTCTATCTGATTTTCCAGCCCGCCGAGGAAGGCGGTGGCGGCGCACGCGAAATGATCAAGGACGGCCTGTTCACGCGCTTCCCGATGGACGCGGTGTTCGGCATGCACAACTGGCCGGGGGTCCCGACCGGCACGTTTGCCGTAACGCCGGGCCCCATGATGGCGTCCAGCAACGAATTCAAGATCACGATTCGAGGCAAGGGCACCCATGCGGGCATTCCTAACGCCGGGATCGATCCGGTCATTGCCGCCGTTCAGGTTGCGCAGGCGCTGCAAAGCATCATTACCCGCAACAAGCGCCCCATCGATGCAGCGGTGCTCTCCATTACCCAAATCCATGCCGGTGACACGACTAACGTGGTTCCTGACGTGGCATGGCTTGGCGGCACGATTCGCACCTTTTCGATCGAAGTTCTCGACCTGATCGAGAGCCGACTGCGCGAAGTCTCCGAGTTCGTCGCCAAAGGTCTCGGATGCTCGGCGGAAATCGAATTCCAGCGCAACTATCCGCCGACCATTAATGATCCTGCCATGGCCGCACTGTGCGCCGACGTGATGCGCCAGATCGTGAGCGACGAGAACGTCAACGACAAGGTCGAACCGACGATGGGGGCCGAGGACTTCTCGTTCATGCTGCTCGAAAAGCCGGGCGCATATGTCTTTATCGGCAATGGTGACGGGACGCACCGTGACACTGGCCACGGCCTGGGCCCCTGCAACCTCCATAACGCCAGCTACGATTTCAACGATGATTTGCTGCCACTTGGCGGGACTTACTGGGTCAAACTGGTCGAAACGTATTTTGAGCGGAACAAGTAA